The Paramisgurnus dabryanus chromosome 1, PD_genome_1.1, whole genome shotgun sequence genome includes a window with the following:
- the valopb gene encoding vertebrate ancient long opsin b, which yields MPALLAAMESFGSSVTESTDSITIKPHDPFSGPLKTVAPWNYTFLASLMFIVTSLSLTENFTVMLVTFRYKQLRKPLNYIIVNLSVADFLMSLIGGTISFLTNSRGYFFLGVWACVLEGFAVTFFGIVALWSLAILAFERYFVICRPLKDVRLGGKHAAVGLIFVWTFSFIWTFPPVVGWNSYTVSKIGTTCEPNWYSTDYYDHTYIITFFTTCFIIPLGVIIISYGKLMQKLKKVSNTHGRLGNARKPDREVARMVIVMIIAFMVGWTPYAAFSIIVTAYPTIHIDPRMGSIPAFFSKTAAVYNPVIYVFMNKQFRKCLMQMFKGNDTNLDSTNLNQTSDKGAITATVDTHLVEMSTIAARVPMSLCNLEKSEDDEEVEKPDQSGNGGPKQLPISENRVCPL from the exons ATGCCTGCCCTTCTCGCTGCCATGGAGTCGTTTGGGTCTTCAGTCACCGAATCCACCGACAGCATCACCATCAAACCGCACGATCCTTTCTCTGGTCCACTGAAGACTGTTGCGCCCTGGAATTACACTTTCCTCGCGTCTCTGATGTTCATAGTGACTTCGCTCTCTCTGACAGAAAACTTTACCGTGATGCTCGTTACTTTCAGATACAAACAGCTGAGAAAGCCTTTGAATTATATCATCGTCAATTTATCCGTCGCTGACTTTCTAATGTCACTTATAGGAGGCACCATAAGTTTTTTAACGAATTCACGAGGGTACTTCTTTCTGGGCGTCTGGGCGTGTGTGCTGGAGGGATTTGCCGTCACTTTTTTTG GAATTGTGGCTCTGTGGTCTTTAGCAATCCTGGCATTCGAACGTTACTTCGTGATCTGTCGGCCTCTGAAAGACGTCCGTTTGGGAGGCAAACATGCTGCTGTGGGTCTTATTTTTGTATGGACCTTCTCCTTCATATGGACTTTTCCACCAGTTGTCGGCTGGAACAGTTATACAGTCAGCAAAATCGGAACCACATGTGAACCCAACTG GTACTCGACTGACTACTATGACCACACCTATATCATCACCTTTTTCACCACCTGTTTTATTATTCCTCTTGGCGTGATCATTATCTCATATGGAAAACTTATGCAGAAACTCAAAAAG GTATCGAACACACACGGAAGGCTGGGTAACGCACGTAAGCCTGACCGTGAGGTGGCACGGATGGTCATAGTGATGATAATAGCCTTCATGGTTGGATGGACACCTTATGCAGCATTCTCAATTATTGTCACAGCCTATCCCACAATCCACATTGATCCTCGCATGGGCTCTATTCCAGCCTTCTTTTCAAAGACAGCAGCTGTTTATAATCCCGTCATCTATGTGTTCATGAACAAACAG tTCAGGAAGTGTCTGATGCAGATGTTTAAGGGAAATGACACCAATCTGGACTCTACTAATTTGAATCAGACATCAGATAAAGGGGCGATCACTGCAACAGTTGATACTCACCTTGTCGAGATGTCCACCATTGCTGCTCGCGTTCCCATGTCCTTATGCAATTTGGAAAAGAGTGAGGATGATGAGGAAGTGGAGAAGCCAGATCAAAGTGGGAATGGAGGTCCAAAGCAGCTGCCTATATCTGAAAATAGAGTTTGTCCTTTGTAG
- the gall gene encoding galanin peptides-like has translation MQTGFALICVSLCIFTAHLSRTYGMTLMNPEKRGWTLNSAGYLLGPYAQGNLNVRHRATVGRRDILNEISSLPTYQTSNDDSYLLSLLANLANLRSKEMAMNEDFSSPLISDHTKN, from the exons ATGCAGACAGGCTTTGCTCTAATATGTGTCTCACTCTGTATCTTCACTGCACATCTCTCAAGGACGTATGGCATGACACTCATG AATCCAGAGAAAAGGGGCTGGACTCTGAACAGTGCTGGTTACTTACTAGGACCAT ATGCTCAAGGAAATCTTAATGTACGACACAGAGCTACGGTGGGCAGGAGAGACATCTTGAATGAGATTTCCAGCTTACCAACATATCAGACATCAAATG atGATTCGTATCTTCTTTCACTGTTGGCTAATCTCGCAAACCTGCGTTCAAAAG AAATGGCAATGAATGAAGATTTCAGTAGCCCTTTAATAAGTGACCATACAAAAAATTAA
- the cd37 gene encoding leukocyte antigen CD37 has product MASEFCLSFTKYFLFLFNLMFFIFGSLVLALGLLVQFSNENDFMAIIPYISSSLFSNLLIISGSVTLSLGFLGCLGSLRTVKCLLATYFILLTVLFAAQIVGGVLLYTQTTELENKLKEQTFSLIKSFEKNDSSLRKFEKTLEYIQETGECCGWGGKYDWNHVPCSCYYIENATDAIHKIEDQCPQCKNSSISNYNCSTYDKGCSKKIIDWVNNNLLFILVVILATAAVEICGMILSMYLYKENSVDYSTFPY; this is encoded by the exons ATGGCGTCTGAGTTCTGCCTCAGTTTCACCAAATACTTCCTGTTCCTCTTTAACCTAATGTTCTTT ATTTTCGGATCGCTAGTCTTAGCTTTGGGACTATTGGTGCAATTTTCAAATGAAAACGATTTCA TGGCCATCATTCCCTACATCTCCAGCTCTCTCTTCTCCAACTTACTGATCATCAGTGGATCTGTGACTTTGTCATTGGGCTTTCTGGGGTGTTTGGGATCTCTGAGGACTGTCAAATGCTTACTAGCAACT TACTTCATTCTTCTGACGGTTCTTTTCGCGGCACAGATAGTGGGTGGGGTTCTTCTCTACACACAGACGACGGAG CTGGAGAATAAACTGAAGGAGCAAACGTTTTCACTAATAAAGTCATTTGAAAAGAATGATTCCAGTCTTCGGAAATTTGAGAAAACCCTTGAGTACATTCAGGAAACG GGCGAATGCTGTGGATGGGGCGGAAAATACGACTGGAATCATGTACCCTGTTCATGCTACTATATAGAAAATGCCACTGACGCAATACATAAAATCGAGGATCAGTGTCCCCAATGTAAAAATTCTTCCATTTCAAATTACAACTGCAGCACTTATGACAAG GGTTGcagtaaaaaaattatagaCTGGGTGAACAATAATCTTCTCTTCATTTTGGTGGTTATTTTAGCCACTGCTGCGGTGGAG